The Flavobacterium sp. 140616W15 sequence TGAAAGCAATTGAGGCTTCTCCAGTTGAGAAAGTTGAAGTTCGTTCTCCATTAACTTGTGAAGCTGTTAAAGGAATCTGTGCTAAATGTTACGGTAGAAACTTAGCTACTGGTAAAATGACTCAAAGAGGTGAGGCAGTTGGAGTAATTGCTGCACAATCTATTGGAGAGCCAGGAACACAGTTAACATTACGTACTTTCCACGTTGGAGGGGTTGCGGGTGGTATCTCTGAAGAATCTAGCATCATTACAAGATTTAATGGTAAACTAGAAATCGAAGATTTAAAAACTGTTAAAGGTGAGGATAACGAAGGAAATGCAGTTGATATTGTAGTATCTCGTTCTACTGAATTGAAATTAATTGACGAAAGAACAGGTATCTTATTAAGTACAAACAACATTCCTTACGGATCTAGTATCTTTGTAAAAGATGGACAATCGGTTGTTAAAGGAGATGTTATTTGTAAATGGGATCCATATAATGGAGTTATTGTTTCTGAATTTACTGGTAAAATTGCTTACGAAGATTTAGAGCAAGGTCAATCATTCATGGTTGAAATTGATGAGCAAACAGGATTCCAAGAAAAAGTAATTTCTGAATCAAGAGCTAAAAAATTAATTCCAACTTTATTAGTTTACGGTAAAGAAGGTGAATTAATTCGTTCTTATAACTTACCAGTTGGAGCCCACTTAATGGTTGAAAACGGTGAGAAAATTAAAGCAGGTAAAGTATTGGTGAAAATCCCACGTCGTTCTTCTAAATCAGGAGATATTACAGGAGGTTTACCAAGAATTACAGAGTTGTTAGAAGCTCGTAATCCTTCGAACCCAGCTGTAGTTTCTGAGATTGATGGAGTTGTTTCTTTTGGAAAAATCAAAAGAGGTAACCGTGAGATCGTTATCGAATCTAAATTTGGTGATGTTAGAAAATACTTGGTTAAATTGTCAAGTCAAATTCTAGTTCAAGAGAATGATTTCGTTAGAGCAGGTGTACCATTGTCAGACGGTGCTATTACTCCAGACGATATTTTAAGAATTCAAGGGCCAGCAGCTGTTCAACAGTACTTGGTAAATGAAATTCAAGAGGTATACCGTTTGCAAGGGGTAAAAATCAATGACAAACACTTCGAGGTTGTTATTCGTCAGATGATGCGTAAAGTAAGAGTACAAGATCCAGGTGATACTTTATTCTTAGAAGATCAATTAATTCATACTAAAGATTTCATCGTTCAAAACGATAAATTATACGGAATGAAAGTTGTTGAAGATGCTGGAGATTCTAGTGTATTAAAAGCGGGTCAGATTATTTCTCCTCGTGAATTACGTGATGAAAATTCATTATTGAAACGTACAGATAAAAATCTAGTAGTAGCTAGAGATGTAATTACTGCAACAGCAACGCCAGTTCTACAAGGTATTACAAGAGCTTCGCTACAAACTAAATCATTCATTTCTGCTGCTTCTTTCCAAGAAACAACAAAAGTACTTAACGAAGCTGCAGTAGCAGGTAAAGTAGATTACTTAGAAGGATTGAAAGAAAATGTAATTGTTGGACACAGAATTCCTGCAGGAACTGGTATGAGAGAATACGATAATACAATTGTAGGATCTAAAGATGATTACAACGAAATGATGGCTAATAAAGAAGAATATATTTATTAATTTAGGAAACTATGAGTAATTCGAACCAACAACAAGAGCAAATTAATATAGAATTAGATGAGAAAATCGCTGAAGGAATTTATTCCAACTTAGCAATTATTAATCATTCTTCTTCAGAATTTGTTTTAGATTTTGTAAGTATTATGCCAGGTATTCCTAAAGCCAAGGTAAAGTCAAGAATTGTCTTGACACCGCAACATGCTAAACGATTACTAAAAGCTATTGGAGAAAATATTCATCGATTTGAAGTCGCTCATGGCGAAATCAAGGAAACTGAACAAGCACCGATACCGCTTAACTTCGGTCCGGCAGGACAAGCATAAATTTTAAAAGCCCCAGGAATGGGGCTTTTTTTATACCCTAGAATTTGATACTTCTATTTTGAAGAATGAGGTTGTTTATGAATAAGATACATTTTATCCGATTTTAGGTGCACTTTATCGACTTAATTTTATTCTTAGAATGTCTTTTTATAATTTGCAACTTCCTAGAAATTGAATACTCACTCGAGGTTGTTTTTTTGTTAATTCACATATTCAAAAAAAGCGCTACTTAATAAAGTAGCGCTTTTTTTATATGATAAATCCAGAAAAAAATCTGTTTAATTTTCATATTGTTTTATATGTTAAAAAAAGTATATTTGCCGTCTTAAAATTGTTAAAAAAACCACTTTGATTTATTAAATTAATATAAATGGGAATAAAAATAAATACTTTATTAATAACGCTTGCTTCAGGATTACTATTAAACTTTGCGAATACTCATCTCTGGATTTTGCTTATCTGTATTGCATTGGTTCCTTTATTTGTAATTATCAATGTAAGTTCTATAAAAAATCAATTGCTATTGGTTTTATTTTTGGTTTTGGAATAGGAATAGGGATGTTTTCATGGATGATTCAAGGGGTGAGTCATTATACAGGAAATAGCTCTCTTTATGGAGTTTGTGTTTGTATTATTAGTAGTATTTTTTTAGGTCTTTATTTTTCTATTCTTTTCTGGGTTATTAGGATGATATGGGTAACAAAAGTAGAATCAAATAGTACATTGTTTCTTAATAGAATATGTGTAGCCGCAATTTGGGCAATTTCGGAGTTCGTATTAGCCTTTGTATTGCAGTCATTTCCATTGCATTATTTTAGAATTGGTTTTCCTTTTGTTACCAATCTTTATACTATTCAATTAACAAGTTTGGGAGGTTTGGTATTATTAAGCTTTTTGACGGTTTTGATAAATCTTTTTATAGCTGATTTTTTTATACAAAAAAAGAAAATTTATTTAGGTTGTAGCTTTTTAATTCTTGCTCTTATGTTTGTATCGGGGTATATTATTTTTAATACTTACACTCTTGATCCAGTTGGAAAATCTTTTAGAGTAGCTATTGTTTCAGACAATACGAATCCAGAGACTAAATGGAATAGCGAGAATGGAAACACATTAGCTAATAATTACTTTCAGCTTTGTAAAGATGCGGCGGCACTTAGACCAGATTTTATCATTTGGCCAGAAACAACAATACCATGGACTTATAATGTCAATGACGAATTATTGAAGGAGATAATAAAAATAAGCAGTAGCGGTAATCCTATTCATGTTATTGGAATCAATAATCAGGACAGTATTGGTAAAAAACTTTATAATTCAATTTTTTATATAGATAACCAAAACAAGGTTAATGGAATTTATAACAAACAAATTTTGCTTAAGGGAATTGAGGAACCATTAGGGAAATTTCTTGTTCCTTTTTTAACTCAAGAGGGTTTTGTTCTGTCAAAAGGAGAAAGTAATCAACCTATTCAAACTAGTTTTGGTAAAGCTGGTAATTTAATTTGTAATGAAGTAGTCGTTGAAAATAGTGGCGTGGAACAGGTTGAAAACGGTGCTAACTTTTTTTTTAACCTAAGTAATGATGGCTGGTTTAAAGATAATTATATATCCGATTTACATTTTTATTATGCTCGTCTTCAGGCTGTAGAAAATCGCAAAGATATTTGTGTTGCTAATAATTGTGGCGTTAATGCAATAATTAATAGTGATGGGGTAATTGTCTCAGAGAAAAAGAAACTGGTAATACATTGGTTTCTGGAGTCATTCAACCAAATAGCAATTTGTCAATATTTACAAAATATCCTTTATTTTTTCCTTTGTCTCTTATCCTTTTCATACTATTATATTTAATAATTATAAAAACTCGAATTATAAGAATAGACACAAATGAAAACTCTAAAAATGAACAAATTAATAAAAAAAAACAATTAAAATATGAATAAAACTATACTTTTTACATTATTGCTTGCTAACTTTTATTTAGCCAATGCATACACAAGAATGTCTGCTTACCGTTGGCGAAATGATAATGGAGATGAAACAACAGCGACTTGGAAAGCCCCATTAAACACACCTTTGACAATTTATAATCTTGATGCTATTAGACTTAGAGTTACTGTTGATGATAATAATGCTCCAACAGGAAATTCTGTAACTTATCAATCAAATATTCAATTTTCTACTGATGCTTTAAATTGGAAGAATCTTTCAGATTCTGGTTCGCCTTTTACTTATGTAGGGTCAGCTTATGTGGCCGATGGTAGCGTTACCACTAAACAGATTTCTGTAACTAATTCAAATAATTTTGAGGGTGGATTGTTTGTTAGTTCAAATACTAATCCTGCAAGGACTCTACCTTCAGGGAACAATATATTCACTGAATATGAGTTTAGTATTAAGCCAAATGCGTTTATTTCTATTACGGATGTTTATTATTTTAGAGTATTGAGTGCAAATAAGTTTGAAGATGCTGTTCTTCGTTATTGTTCTACTCAAGTAGCTTTGGTGAATTCTCCGCAAAATCTAAGCACTAACGCAAAAGTTCAAGATTTGACAGCTGTTGGTGATAACTTAAAATGGTATAATCAAGCTGAAGGTGGTACTGAATTGGATCCGGTAACTACACTAGTAACTGGTAAATATTATGTTTCCCAAACGGTCTCTTGTGAAAGCGAACGTACAGAAGTACAGGTTAATGTTGGTTCTCTAGGCGTAGATGATCATGATTTAGATTTTAATGGTGGTTTAAAAGTGTATCCTAACCCATCAAGTAATGACTTTTCTGTAGATAGCAAATCAAACGGTACAATGGTTTTATTTGATTTGTCAGGAAAAACTATTCAGTCTCAAAAAATGAATTCTGGTACAACTACACTTGATTTAGGTAATGCACCAAAAGGGGTTTACTTATTAAAAGTAACAAATGAGAATAATCAATCTAAAACAGTTAAATTGATTAGAAATTAAAATTCCTTATTTTTTTTAAATGTTTCAGGATAAGAGATTAAATGTAAAACGCCAATTTTTAAGTTGGCGTTTTTTTTATTTATGTAATAACATTATTCAAATTCAGAAGTGAAAAATAATTTCACACTTGGGTATTTATTTTGAGTCATTTGTATTGTAAAGTCTGAGTCAGCTAAAAATACCAATTGACCGTATTTGTCTTTTGCTAAGAATTTTTGTTTAATACGTTTAAATTCTTTGAATTCATCATTTTTAGCATCATCAGGTTTAACCCAGCAAGCTTTATGAACAGGGAAATTTTCATACGTACATTTTGCACCATATTCATGTTCCAAACGATATTGAATTACTTCATACTGAAGTGCACCAACAGTTCCGATAACCTTACGGTTATTCATTTCTAGAGTAAACAATTGCGCAACACCTTCATCCATTAATTGATCGATTCCTTTGTCTAATTGCTTAGCTTTCATCGGATCGGCATTATTAATGTATCTAAAGTGCTCAGGAGAGAAGCTAGGAATTCCTTTAAAGCTCATTACTTCACCTTCAGTTAATGTATCTCCAATTTTAAAGTTTCCTGTATCATGCAGACCAACAATATCACCAGGATATGAAATGTCTACAATTTCTTTTTTCTCAGCAAAAAAAGCATTCGGACTAGAGAATTTTAAATTCTTTTTCTGACGTACATGATAATACGGTTTATTTCTTTCGAAAGTACCAGAAACGATCTTTATAAATGCTAAACGATCTCTATGTTTAGGATCCATATTGGCATGTATTTTAAATACAAAACCGGTCATTTTTTCTTCGGTAGGTTCAACCAAACGTGTTTCAGATTCTTTTGGTCTTGGAGAAGGAGCAATTGTAACAAAACAATCTAATAATTCGCGTACTCCAAAGTTATTTAAAGCAGAACCAAAGAATACAGGTTGTAATTTTCCATCTAAATAATCCTGACGATCAAACTTAGGATAGACTTCATCAATTAATTCTAATTCTTCACGTAGCCTATCAGCAGGTTTTTGACCAATGATTTTTTCTAGTTCAGGGTTTTGTACATCAGAGAAAGCTATGGTTTCTTCAATGTTTTTACGGCTGTCTCCACTAAATAAATTGATGTTTTGTTCCCAAAGGTTGTAGATTCCTTGAAAATCATATCCCATACCAATAGGGAAACTTAATGGAGTTACAGTCAAACCTAATTTTTGTTCTACTTCATCCATCAAATCAAATGCATCTTTACCTTCACGATCTAATTTGTTTATAAAAACAATAATCGGAATTTTACGCATTCTACATACAGCAACTAATTTCTCCGTTTGTTCCTCAACCCCTTTAGCAACGTCAATTACTACAATTACACTATCTACAGCGGTTAAAGTCCTAAAAGTATCCTCCGCAAAATCCTTGTGTCCAGGTGTATCAAGGATGTTGATTTTTTTATCTTTATAATTAAAGGCCAATACAGAGGTAGAAACCGAAATTCCTCTCTGACGCTCAATTTCCATGAAATCACTCGTAGCTCCTTTTTTTATTTTATTGTTTTTTACTGCACCAGCCTCCTGAATAGCACCACCAAATAACAATAGTTTTTCAGTTAATGTTGTTTTACCAGCATCGGGATGCGAAATAATTCCAAATGTTCTCCTACGTTGTATTTCTTTTAAAAAGCTCATATTTAATATCAATAGTTTGCAAAAGTACTATTAATTACGGCTTAAAAAAAATAGTAGCTTCTTAATTTAAGTCTGTTTCGTTTAGAAACTACGTTGTTATTATCTGGTTGTTTGAATAAAAAAGAGGCTGATTTAAATAGTCAGCCTCAAAATTAAATGTATTTATTAGGTAATAATTAATTATTAATCGACCAAATGGTATAACCTTTTGGAGGACATTGAATTTTCACCCATTGGTCAGCTTGAGTTGTAGGATACCAACTTGAGCTCCCTGTAAAATCTTTGATTTGAGTATTTGCCCAATTGGTTTGAATCCATCTTTCCTGCCATGATGTTGAATTGTTGATGTACATTACCAATCCAGGGTTTCCGTTATATCCGTTTCTGCGGGCAATATATTCATCATTATCAGAGTATAAAATAGAAGTGGTTCCAGTGGCCTTGTTGTTATGAATCCAGATAAGGTTGTTTAATTTATTTTTATCAAGCCATTCTTCGTAGTCTCTATAAAAAATAGTTGGATATCCTTCATGAGTTAATATATAGGAGTAAGCCAATAATTTATTCGAAATTTCGTCAGTGTCATGATTGGTAACAAAAGTAACAGCTTTGTATGGGTTTCTTTTCCACATCATATCG is a genomic window containing:
- the lnt gene encoding apolipoprotein N-acyltransferase; translation: MAIGFIFGFGIGIGMFSWMIQGVSHYTGNSSLYGVCVCIISSIFLGLYFSILFWVIRMIWVTKVESNSTLFLNRICVAAIWAISEFVLAFVLQSFPLHYFRIGFPFVTNLYTIQLTSLGGLVLLSFLTVLINLFIADFFIQKKKIYLGCSFLILALMFVSGYIIFNTYTLDPVGKSFRVAIVSDNTNPETKWNSENGNTLANNYFQLCKDAAALRPDFIIWPETTIPWTYNVNDELLKEIIKISSSGNPIHVIGINNQDSIGKKLYNSIFYIDNQNKVNGIYNKQILLKGIEEPLGKFLVPFLTQEGFVLSKGESNQPIQTSFGKAGNLICNEVVVENSGVEQVENGANFFFNLSNDGWFKDNYISDLHFYYARLQAVENRKDICVANNCGVNAIINSDGVIVSEKKKLVIHWFLESFNQIAICQYLQNILYFFLCLLSFSYYYI
- a CDS encoding T9SS type A sorting domain-containing protein — its product is MNKTILFTLLLANFYLANAYTRMSAYRWRNDNGDETTATWKAPLNTPLTIYNLDAIRLRVTVDDNNAPTGNSVTYQSNIQFSTDALNWKNLSDSGSPFTYVGSAYVADGSVTTKQISVTNSNNFEGGLFVSSNTNPARTLPSGNNIFTEYEFSIKPNAFISITDVYYFRVLSANKFEDAVLRYCSTQVALVNSPQNLSTNAKVQDLTAVGDNLKWYNQAEGGTELDPVTTLVTGKYYVSQTVSCESERTEVQVNVGSLGVDDHDLDFNGGLKVYPNPSSNDFSVDSKSNGTMVLFDLSGKTIQSQKMNSGTTTLDLGNAPKGVYLLKVTNENNQSKTVKLIRN
- a CDS encoding peptide chain release factor 3; the encoded protein is MSFLKEIQRRRTFGIISHPDAGKTTLTEKLLLFGGAIQEAGAVKNNKIKKGATSDFMEIERQRGISVSTSVLAFNYKDKKINILDTPGHKDFAEDTFRTLTAVDSVIVVIDVAKGVEEQTEKLVAVCRMRKIPIIVFINKLDREGKDAFDLMDEVEQKLGLTVTPLSFPIGMGYDFQGIYNLWEQNINLFSGDSRKNIEETIAFSDVQNPELEKIIGQKPADRLREELELIDEVYPKFDRQDYLDGKLQPVFFGSALNNFGVRELLDCFVTIAPSPRPKESETRLVEPTEEKMTGFVFKIHANMDPKHRDRLAFIKIVSGTFERNKPYYHVRQKKNLKFSSPNAFFAEKKEIVDISYPGDIVGLHDTGNFKIGDTLTEGEVMSFKGIPSFSPEHFRYINNADPMKAKQLDKGIDQLMDEGVAQLFTLEMNNRKVIGTVGALQYEVIQYRLEHEYGAKCTYENFPVHKACWVKPDDAKNDEFKEFKRIKQKFLAKDKYGQLVFLADSDFTIQMTQNKYPSVKLFFTSEFE
- a CDS encoding DUF3467 domain-containing protein produces the protein MSNSNQQQEQINIELDEKIAEGIYSNLAIINHSSSEFVLDFVSIMPGIPKAKVKSRIVLTPQHAKRLLKAIGENIHRFEVAHGEIKETEQAPIPLNFGPAGQA